One window of Hydractinia symbiolongicarpus strain clone_291-10 chromosome 3, HSymV2.1, whole genome shotgun sequence genomic DNA carries:
- the LOC130636406 gene encoding beta-1,3-galactosyltransferase 1-like, producing the protein MNKKVLLLAPCVLFGLTIIASYFSTRRNIQFIPAQYTGSGVSLEEIMDKLNDIKRTITNHQSYVDYKAYREKLNSLLPKIVKGDASKLNSHLLLDFIEKTGEQYRVIILVSSNAPHDWRRNAIRAKWGNASMWATTKKWRVIFVTGGTEDKKIAEKLHNEAMIYKDLIMEDVVESFYKLSMKVMIGLQWTHTNFNYDFILKCDDDIFIQIDRLMVSLDRNNDKGYFGQVMGKQPVMRKGRYGLTAEEHANDYFDPYCSGGAFLISYGTVNKIIPYFDWEKPLKIDDAYIGHLVHKAGVPADREKGFHMWNRWCEYTDDLIISHPVKKQDCMQFLVNRAMIDNNKLKNETLRTQRYAYTEEERKHL; encoded by the coding sequence ATGAACAAAAAAGTCTTGTTGTTAGCACCATGCGTGCTCTTTGGACTGACCATTATTGCTTCATACTTTTCCACGAGACGGAACATACAGTTTATTCCGGCGCAATACACCGGATCCGGCGTTTCGTTGGAAGAAATCATGGACAAGTTAAACGATATTAAACGCACAATCACCAATCATCAGTCTTACGTCGATTACAAGGCGTACCGAGAGAAACTGAATTCTCTTTTACCAAAAATTGTGAAGGGCGATGCGAGCAAATTAAATTCGCACTTATTGTTAGATTTTATCGAAAAAACCGGCGAACAATACCGGGTAATCATACTCGTGTCGTCGAACGCTCCACACGATTGGCGGAGAAATGCAATCCGTGCCAAGTGGGGTAACGCATCAATGTGGGCGACCACTAAGAAGTGGCGGGTAATATTCGTCACGGGTGGAACCGAGGACAAAAAAATAGCAGAAAAACTTCACAACGAAGCGATGATTTACAAAGATTTAATTATGGAAGATGTAGTCGAAAGTTTTTATAAGCTCTCCATGAAAGTTATGATCGGTTTACAATGGACGCATACTAACTTTAACTACGACTTCATACTAAAATGCGACGATGATATTTTCATTCAAATCGATCGATTAATGGTCTCTTTAGATCGCAACAACGACAAGGGATACTTCGGGCAAGTCATGGGCAAACAACCCGTCATGAGAAAAGGCCGATACGGGCTAACTGCAGAGGAACATGCGAACGATTACTTCGATCCTTATTGCTCGGGCGGTGCCTTTTTAATATCATACGGTACAGTGAATAAAATAATTCCTTATTTCGATTGGGAAAAGCCACTAAAAATAGACGATGCTTATATAGGGCACCTTGTACACAAGGCAGGTGTACCAGCCGATCGCGAGAAGGGCTTCCACATGTGGAACCGATGGTGCGAGTATACAGACGATCTTATTATTTCACACCCAGTAAAAAAACAAGACTGTATGCAGTTTCTAGTAAACAGAGCTATGATTGataacaataaattaaaaaacgaaACCCTACGTACACAAAGGTACGCGTACACTGAAGAAGAGCGAAAACATCTATAA
- the LOC130636402 gene encoding phosphatidylinositol-glycan-specific phospholipase D-like, producing the protein MKSIFVVVYVSTLFVYGDGCGTSTHISIAHEASTFFKSPPNLNVNYADLIRKHQDAFVAGNPYPDAMYPYICFGGKYNQVAEDTHWAPFLNASINYIRKNYPQPWDEETEKLVAFVFGFVSHQVADVTWHSLGIRQGFLRTMAKENFHDVYDTAHTDGDVGGDMLTQFGKDDKPIGVFKWYVPVTDLHNIYKEYYHGNFTVPKIVIELCNKLLYIEYIAERFGGAEIFKPFVKKSPFLLNRLHDYFLGGIHDMASWTTLIWNETAYMFEHGTKNCNLTDNSVFIKCTNKTHSEESRGKREKNPGRSYSLLTGGWNDSDVATVKTRRGVYLYPGKTMEKFIFNKMGEKNKERITNLHSNNLKLPDWFFKCPYANTGRSLTVIKIKDKSHLVISAPNYGEEGQPQLGIVYIVPFSKSSQRFEYNNEGIVVLKGPSRMSKFGWSVVSMLFNDDEYEDLVVSAPVLGAQKLQYYGKIFIYFGSKHGLSSIPNRTLNYFNQSKYTNFGHQLTQCRKSLLVSTPFDSQQKGILQEINGNNGGGDHMVMSGWQDYSWFGYSSECATVSKENITLVGSPTYRKCYFQNCTYTKEDLQSIGAVYVFINNKKYLEIEGDANFGEFGSSIAVGHPYGDGSAILAVSSPGKDIIRHIIGIPVTFVQAGEVTLYNLTTLLEQPTNIQTSIIARYQGDRAYGRYGDVVKFVDLDSDGKDELIIASPRRSKDITEEFCGGEEGAVYIFKEPTLKSIKNCFLKSDRMCQRDKAWKVFYGDEPHAMFGSAVEVITDEAHGSTLVISAPKSSHGSFQGGSVYTFDINE; encoded by the exons atgaaaagcaTTTTTGTGGTAGTATATGTTAGTACTCTATTTGTATATGGTGACGGATGTGGAACAAGCACGCATATCAGCATTGCGCATGAAgcatcaacattttttaaaagtccACCAAATTTAAACGTTAATTATGCAGATTTGATACGAAAACATCAAGATGCGTTTGTTGCTGGAAACCCGTATCCAGATGCAATGTATCCTTACATTTGTTTTGGCGGAAAGTACAATCAAGTTGCAGAAGATACGCATTGGGCACCTTTTTTAAATGCAAGTATCAACTACATCAGAAAGAATTATCCTCAACCATGGGATGAG GAAACGGAAAAGCTTGTGGCATTCGTATTTGGCTTTGTATCACATCAAGTAGCAGATGTTACGTGGCATAGTTTAGGTATCAGACAGGGATTCTTGCGCACAATGGCTAAAGAAAATTTTCATGATGTTTATGATACTGCACACACTGATGGTGATGTTGGCGGTGATATGCTCACGCAATTTGGAAAAGATGATAAACCGATTGGCGTTTTCAAATG GTATGTTCCAGTAACTGACTTACACAATATTTATAAAGAGTATTACCATGGAAATTTTACAGTCCCGAAAATCGTGATTGAGTTATGCAATAAATTGCTATATATCGAGTATATCGCTGAACGTTTTGGTGGGGCAGAAATTTTCAAGCCTTTTGTGAAGAAATCTCCATTTTTGCTAAATCGATTGCATGATTATTTTTTAG gTGGCATTCATGACATGGCTTCTTGGACAACTTTAATATGGAATGAGACTGCTTACATGTTTGAACATGGGACAAAAAATTGTAACTTAACCGACAACTCAGTATTTATAAAGTGTACAAACAAAACTCATTCAGAAGAATCACGTGGAAAACGTGAAAAAAACCCTGGACGTTCATACTCATTGTTAACTGGAGGATGGAATGATTCTGACGTAGCTACTGTAAAAACACGACGAGGTGTTTACCTTTACCCTGGTAAAACGATGGagaagtttatttttaataaaatgggtgaaaaaaacaaagaaaggatTACAAACTTGCATAGCAACAACTTAAAATTGCCAGACTGGTTTTTTAAATGTCCGTATGCTAATACTGGAAG atCTTTAACGGTTATTAAAATCAAGGATAAGTCTCATCTTGTAATCAGTGCTCCTAATTATGGAGAGGAAGGACAGCCTCAGCTCGGCATTGTGTACATTGTTCCATTTTCTAAATCATCACAAAGATTTGAATATAACAATGAAGGCATTGTAGTTTTAAAAGGGCCATCAAGAATGAGTAAATTTGGATGGTCGGTTGTCTCAATGTTGTTTAATGATGATGAATACGAAGATCTTGTTGTGTCAGCACCTGTGCTAG gTGCTCAGAAACTGCAGTATTAtggcaaaatatttatttacttcGGTTCAAAACATGGTTTGTCATCTATACCAAATAGGACGTTGAATTATTTCAACCAGTCTAAATATACAAATTTTGGACATCAGTTAACTCAGTGTCGAAAAAGCTTGCTCGTGAGTACACCCTTTGATTCTCAGCAAAAAGGTATTTTGCAAGAAATCAATGGAAACAATGGTGGTGGTGATCATATGGTGATGTCAGGTTGGCAAGACTATAGCTGGTTTGGTTACTCTTCAGAATGTGCAACAGTGTCGAAAGAAAATATAACATTGGTAGGCTCACCAACATATAG AAAATGCTATTTTCAAAATTGCACATACACAAAAGAAGATCTGCAAAGCATTggtgctgtttatgtgtttataAACAACAAGAAGTATTTGGAGATTGAAGGAGATGCAAATTTTGGGGAATTTGGCTCCTCGATAGCCGTTGGTCATCCATACGGTGATGGAAGTGCTATTTTAGCCGTCAGCTCACCAGGAAAAG ATATTATTCGGCACATCATTGGCATTCCTGTGACCTTCGTACAAGCAGGTGAAGTGACACTGTATAATTTAACTACTTTGCTCGAACAACCAACTAATATACAGACCAGTATTATTGCAAGATATCAAGGTGATCGAGCCTATGGAAGGTATGGCGATGTGGTTAAGTTTGTTGATCTGGATAGTGATGGTAAAGATGAGCTTATTATCGCTTCACCTCGACGTTCGAAAGATATAACAGAGGAATTCTGTGGAG GAGAGGAAGGGGCAGTTTATATTTTCAAAGAACCAACTttgaaaagtattaaaaattgctttttaaagAGCGATAGAATGTGCCAACGAGACAAA gcTTGGAAAGTTTTTTATGGAGATGAG CCCCATGCTATGTTTGGTTCTGCTGTTGAAGTCATAACAGATGAAGCACATGGTTCAACACTTGTCATTTCTGCTCCTAAAAGTTCACACGGTTCGTTTCAAGGTGGTTCAGTTTACACATTTGACATCAACGAATAA
- the LOC130636403 gene encoding uncharacterized protein LOC130636403 — MRHKFFDKDFIEEEGRQDIYHWSERRERNYKGFRKSVHVFRIFAFNTNLLRSFFENFNLMVILQMALAGLVTYACKSLNIVYDVHVSLFISPIVFPLAFSINTDFQRREKVLEDLALFKSSAMMWLFCMRDWRVACCFDDAYMKAVGNKIKGLLFHLREYLLTEKIDRRKFIARVIYEDLSDANQFNEKVRGSDLNANSPLVSRIVHFLNMMCLAYERLRVIREYRSPRSIRSFTKVLIFVLPLLLSPYYVFLGNKENNNWSPYYISVMVAFVFGALQGVQDKLDDPFDGMSEDDIKLDTLDEWTFQSLEATVHRTYKIGRFQVSSNPENEKETATTINMEDVDGLHMKKKNIFHKERPARKDSIFRHNHGTRTPLRSPRSVYYEGDSKGEDLELHPYAGVLQNIRGNTTIHRGGHIKRQQSYDDLNSANNTITKENSKPIPFVQGVFKAKHSSQINLKSLVATPITDSTPEDCHAACNVRDSDQISFAVRETPLTLSNIAAVNAGFVIDDSPINGVASYLTSIKKHSGAYSHSNSHNSELSNASRSESSNYKQENISSIFSVGNSEQQVPQVIPQSRFHIFNVSSSTDPLINSTCSVDSDTVSSSDDELKKRSHSAKYVNHREPGCSKRRNYSDSGKSLRSSPTNATSLWASQSEAGLYHELKDKEIFI; from the coding sequence ATGCGTcataaattttttgacaaagaTTTCATTGAGGAAGAGGGTCGGCAGGATATTTACCATTGGAGTGAACGCCGTGAGCGGAACTATAAAGGTTTCAGAAAATCTGTGCACGTTTTTCGCATCTTTGCATTTAACACCAACCTGTTACGtagcttttttgaaaactttaatcTTATGGTGATTCTCCAGATGGCACTTGCTGGTTTGGTGACATATGCATGTAAATCTTTGAACATAGTGTACGATGTTCATGTCAGCCTTTTTATATCACCTATTGTTTTTCCACTTGCTTTTTCCATAAATACAGATTTCCAAAGAAGAGAAAAAGTGCTGGAAGACTTAGCACTCTTTAAATCTTCTGCCATGATGTGGTTATTTTGTATGCGTGATTGGCGTGTTGCTTGTTGTTTTGATGATGCTTACATGAAGGCTGTTGGAAATAAAATCAAAGGATTATTGTTTCATTTAAGAGAATAtttattaacagaaaaaattgACAGACGAAAATTTATTGCTCGTGTAATTTACGAAGATCTTAGTGATGCGAATCAATTCAATGAAAAGGTCAGAGGTAGCGACTTAAATGCAAACTCTCCTTTAGTATCAAGAATCGTGCATTTCCTTAATATGATGTGTCTAGCCTATGAAAGACTGCGTGTGATAAGGGAGTATCGTTCCCCTAGATCCATAAGATCATTCACAAAAGTTCTCATATTTGTGTTGCCCCTTCTTTTATCTCCCTACTATGTGTTTCTTGGAAATAAGGAGAACAATAATTGGAGTCCATATTACATATCTGTTATGGTTGCCTTTGTGTTTGGTGCTCTACAAGGTGTACAGGATAAACTCGATGACCCTTTTGATGGAATGAGCGAAGATGATATTAAGTTAGACACGCTTGATGAATGGACTTTTCAATCTTTAGAAGCCACAGTGCACAGGACATATAAAATTGGGCGGTTTCAAGTATCCTCAAATcctgaaaatgaaaaagaaacagcaacaacaattaACATGGAGGACGTTGATGGATTacatatgaaaaagaaaaatatatttcataagGAGAGACCTGCAAGAAAAGATTCCATATTTCGGCACAATCATGGCACAAGAACCCCTCTACGTTCTCCTCGTTCTGTATATTATGAAGGAGATTCTAAAGGTGAAGACTTGGAATTGCATCCTTATGCTGGTGTTTTGCAAAACATCAGAGGCAACACAACAATTCATCGTGGTGGTCATATAAAGAGACAACAAAGTTATGATGATTTAAACAGTGCAAATAATACAATCACTAAAGAAAACAGCAAACCAATCCCTTTTGTACAGGGAGTTTTTAAAGCTAAACATTCATCTCAAATAAACTTAAAAAGTTTAGTAGCCACCCCAATTACAGATTCGACACCTGAAGACTGTCATGCTGCATGTAATGTAAGAGATTCTGACCAGATAAGTTTCGCCGTTCGCGAAACACCACTTACATTGTCTAATATTGCTGCTGTCAATGCTGGATTTGTTATTGATGACAGTCCAATTAATGGAGTCGCCTCTTATTTAACTTCAATAAAGAAACACTCTGGAGCATATTCACATAGTAATTCACATAATTCAGAGTTATCGAATGCTTCTAGATCTGAATCCTCAAACTATAAACAAGAAAACATCTCAAGCATTTTCAGTGTTGGAAATAGTGAACAACAAGTACCTCAAGTAATTCCACAGTCACGATTTCATATATTTAATGTAAGCTCAAGTACCGATCCATTGATAAATTCTACTTGTAGTGTGGATTCTGATACAGTTTCTTCTAGTGATGACGAGTTGaaaaagcgctcccacagtgcTAAGTATGTTAATCATAGGGAACCGGGCTGTAGTAAACGTCGAAATTACAGTGACAGTGGAAAGAGTTTACGCAGTTCTCCTACCAATGCAACATCGCTATGGGCATCTCAAAGCGAAGCTGGCTTGTATCATGAACTaaaagataaagaaatatttatttga